The Nocardioides panzhihuensis genome has a segment encoding these proteins:
- a CDS encoding DUF1048 domain-containing protein, translating into MSIRSMIESVVGELELKKRWRQLKARKKQLPESHRKAHDAVERYLMYSAGIADGAILTAMAEDLLDLFEQGAADGTPVSAIVGDDPVEFAEEFARNYSEGAWIKKERARLEDAINSITDGDLDKLDHRKDES; encoded by the coding sequence ATGTCCATCCGATCGATGATCGAGTCCGTCGTCGGCGAGCTCGAGCTCAAGAAGCGCTGGCGGCAGCTCAAGGCCCGCAAGAAGCAGCTTCCCGAGAGCCACCGCAAGGCGCACGACGCGGTCGAGCGCTATCTGATGTACTCCGCCGGCATCGCCGACGGCGCGATCCTGACAGCGATGGCCGAGGACCTCCTCGACCTCTTCGAGCAGGGTGCCGCCGACGGCACCCCGGTCAGCGCGATCGTCGGCGACGACCCGGTGGAGTTCGCCGAGGAGTTCGCCAGGAACTACTCCGAGGGCGCCTGGATCAAGAAGGAGCGCGCCCGGCTCGAGGACGCCATCAACTCGATCACCGACGGTGATCTCGACAAGCTCGATCACCGGAAGGACGAGTCATGA
- a CDS encoding alkaline phosphatase D family protein, with protein MPAPSNTPDLRGALRGLDRRRFLTVSAAATALAFTTGLPRTGAFASPAASPSAITSDPFTLAVASGDPLSDSVLLWTRLAPLPLEPTGGMPPSRFDVSWEVARDSAFRRVVRRGVAAAHSEFNHAVHAEVRGLDAATEYFYRFRVGQWISPVGRTRTAPPVGAAVSSLTFALASCQRYDQGYYTAYGHLANEDVDAVFHLGDYLYEYAVNASAGARAYSEPLPAHLNHETVTLDDYRARYGLYKSDPDQIAAHLAHPFIVTWDDHETENNYAGDNPENSVPPEEFLVRRAAAYRAYWENQPLRLPQQPTGPDLKLYRRLKWGRLAQFDILDTRQYRTNQANGDGWKVPTAESEAESMTLPGLEQERWLTDGWRRSKATWNIVPQQVTFARRDNPNGSGTRSMDSWDGYPASRRRVLDGWKASGQSNLMVLTGDVHVHYGLNIHDDFDDLSSPVIGTEVVTSSITSGGNGAERPANWAAYLERNPHMKFYNGLRGYTTVSLNADGAEITYKNVAQVSTPGAPLTVGGRFFTEAGKPGLVEA; from the coding sequence ATGCCTGCCCCCAGCAACACTCCTGATCTCCGCGGCGCCCTTCGGGGCCTCGACCGCCGCCGCTTCCTGACCGTCTCGGCCGCCGCGACTGCGCTGGCCTTCACCACCGGCCTGCCGCGTACCGGCGCCTTCGCCTCCCCCGCCGCCTCGCCATCGGCGATCACCTCCGACCCGTTCACCCTCGCGGTCGCCTCCGGAGACCCGCTGTCCGACTCGGTGCTGCTGTGGACCCGGCTCGCGCCGCTCCCGCTGGAGCCGACCGGCGGGATGCCACCCTCACGTTTCGATGTCTCCTGGGAGGTGGCCCGCGACTCGGCCTTCAGGCGCGTCGTACGCCGCGGGGTCGCCGCCGCGCACAGCGAGTTCAACCACGCCGTGCACGCCGAGGTCCGCGGCCTGGACGCGGCGACCGAGTACTTCTACCGCTTCCGGGTCGGCCAGTGGATCAGCCCGGTCGGGCGGACCCGGACCGCACCGCCGGTGGGGGCTGCGGTGTCATCGCTGACCTTCGCCCTCGCCTCGTGCCAGCGCTACGACCAGGGCTACTACACCGCGTACGGGCATCTCGCCAACGAGGACGTGGACGCGGTCTTCCACCTGGGTGACTACCTCTACGAGTACGCCGTGAACGCCTCCGCCGGCGCGCGGGCCTACAGCGAGCCGCTGCCCGCGCACCTCAACCACGAGACCGTGACGCTGGACGACTACCGGGCACGCTACGGGCTCTACAAGTCCGACCCGGACCAGATCGCCGCGCACCTGGCGCACCCGTTCATCGTCACCTGGGACGACCACGAGACCGAGAACAACTACGCCGGCGACAACCCGGAGAACTCGGTGCCGCCGGAGGAGTTCCTGGTGCGTCGTGCCGCCGCCTACCGCGCCTACTGGGAGAACCAGCCGCTGCGTCTTCCGCAGCAGCCGACCGGTCCGGACCTCAAGCTGTACCGGCGGCTGAAGTGGGGCCGGCTGGCGCAGTTCGACATCCTCGACACCCGCCAGTACCGCACCAACCAGGCCAACGGCGACGGCTGGAAGGTGCCGACGGCTGAGTCCGAGGCCGAGTCGATGACCCTTCCGGGCCTCGAGCAGGAGAGGTGGCTGACCGACGGCTGGCGTCGCTCCAAGGCGACCTGGAACATCGTCCCGCAGCAGGTCACCTTCGCCCGCCGCGACAACCCCAACGGCTCCGGCACGCGCTCGATGGACTCCTGGGACGGCTACCCGGCGTCTCGCCGACGGGTCCTCGATGGCTGGAAGGCGTCGGGGCAGTCGAACCTGATGGTGCTGACCGGCGACGTACACGTCCACTACGGGCTGAACATCCACGACGACTTCGACGACCTGTCGTCTCCGGTGATCGGGACCGAGGTCGTCACCAGCTCGATCACCTCGGGCGGCAACGGCGCCGAGCGTCCCGCCAACTGGGCCGCCTACCTGGAGCGCAACCCGCACATGAAGTTCTACAACGGCCTCCGTGGCTACACGACCGTCTCGCTGAATGCCGACGGCGCGGAGATCACCTACAAGAACGTCGCCCAGGTCAGCACTCCCGGCGCGCCGCTGACGGTGGGTGGCCGGTTCTTCACCGAGGCCGGCAAGCCGGGCCTGGTCGAGGCGTAG
- a CDS encoding oxygenase MpaB family protein produces the protein MAKKSRTAGLDPETDYQEISRSLGLYEFPWDTTQALSFALFRTYAVPSIGRLLADTHQFTENTQKRYDDTALLLEDTAIEDLDSPRGRAAVRRINQMHRMYDISNDDMRYVLSTFVVIPRRWNQDFGWRQSTPDEQLAALRYYQALGKRMGIKDIPATYEEFEQLLDSYEAEHFGFDEGGRAVADSTLELLTTFYPRPLAPLIRTFSLSLMEPHLLEAFGYPEPGRLARALSRGALKARARFVAVLPPRKKPAYVRDMPRIKSYPHGFNTEELGTFAPGCPVHVGTKP, from the coding sequence ATGGCCAAGAAGTCGCGCACAGCAGGGCTGGACCCGGAGACCGACTATCAGGAGATCTCGAGGAGCCTGGGACTCTACGAGTTCCCCTGGGACACGACTCAGGCATTGAGCTTCGCCCTGTTCCGGACGTACGCGGTGCCCTCGATCGGCCGACTGCTGGCCGACACGCACCAGTTCACCGAGAACACCCAGAAGCGCTACGACGACACCGCGCTGCTGCTGGAGGACACGGCGATCGAGGACCTGGACAGTCCCCGCGGCCGGGCCGCGGTGCGGCGGATCAACCAGATGCACCGGATGTACGACATCTCGAACGACGACATGCGCTACGTCCTCTCCACGTTCGTGGTGATCCCGCGACGCTGGAACCAGGACTTCGGCTGGCGGCAGTCGACCCCCGACGAGCAGCTCGCGGCGCTGCGCTACTACCAGGCGCTCGGGAAGCGGATGGGGATCAAGGACATCCCGGCGACCTACGAGGAGTTCGAGCAGCTCCTCGACTCCTACGAGGCCGAGCACTTCGGGTTCGACGAAGGCGGCCGCGCCGTCGCCGACTCGACGCTCGAGCTGCTGACGACCTTCTACCCGCGCCCGCTGGCGCCGCTCATCCGGACCTTCTCGCTGTCGCTGATGGAGCCACATCTGCTCGAGGCGTTCGGCTACCCCGAGCCCGGGCGTCTCGCGCGGGCGCTATCTCGTGGGGCGCTGAAGGCGCGGGCGCGCTTCGTCGCCGTGCTGCCGCCGCGAAAGAAGCCGGCGTACGTCCGCGACATGCCCCGCATCAAGAGCTACCCGCACGGCTTCAACACCGAGGAGCTCGGCACCTTCGCGCCCGGGTGCCCGGTGCACGTGGGCACCAAGCCGTAG
- a CDS encoding protein kinase domain-containing protein — protein MDQLPPIAGRYRLLTLLGAGGMGEVWRARDTVLDRDVAVKLLRDVDDPTMAERFRRESHSTARVVHDDVVKIFDAGSDDNDVFLVMELLPGPTLAEPIAQRGALPIDMAVEYTRQVAGALGAAHRADVVHRDIKPANLMFDADGRLTVLDFGIAYAMTGVDAGLTQTGHVIGSPSYLSPEQASGDPVGPPADVYSLGCVLFEMLTGKVPYSAPHPVRILHMHLSEPVPRITDFRAVPPPLARLVNRMLDKNPAARPSMDQVAHELGYVLNGADPDATDLLSAGQAPRPTQAMAQRRLDEPMALPNSRTGVMRGPDTPPPVRAPRPASLRKFPTSRLLGAVAIVIACVFAASWLAAYEPAPAEADQPSQSSDNANGSDNTDRSSDNSSGSDDSGNSDNSADKPTDKSDNKTLNRLDKLDRWRENLETWNIIDAGQSQEWEDQIDQIRDLVETGENAKREMEQLRDEFKGIREGEGQNGEKILDGLLKQS, from the coding sequence ATGGATCAGCTTCCCCCGATCGCCGGCCGTTACCGGCTCCTCACTCTGCTCGGAGCCGGCGGTATGGGAGAGGTCTGGCGCGCGCGTGACACGGTCCTCGACCGCGACGTCGCGGTGAAGCTGCTGCGCGACGTGGACGACCCCACGATGGCCGAGCGATTCCGTCGGGAATCGCACTCGACGGCCCGCGTCGTCCACGACGACGTGGTCAAGATCTTCGACGCGGGCAGCGACGACAACGACGTCTTCCTGGTCATGGAGCTGCTGCCCGGGCCGACCCTGGCCGAGCCGATCGCGCAGCGCGGCGCGTTGCCGATCGACATGGCCGTCGAATACACCCGTCAGGTCGCGGGCGCCCTCGGTGCCGCGCATCGGGCCGATGTGGTGCACCGTGACATCAAGCCGGCGAACCTGATGTTCGACGCTGACGGCCGGCTGACCGTCCTCGACTTCGGCATCGCGTACGCCATGACCGGGGTCGACGCCGGCCTGACCCAGACGGGCCATGTGATCGGGAGCCCGTCCTACCTCTCGCCCGAGCAGGCCTCCGGTGATCCCGTCGGTCCGCCGGCCGACGTCTACTCGCTGGGCTGCGTGCTCTTCGAGATGCTGACCGGGAAGGTGCCCTACTCCGCCCCGCACCCGGTCAGGATCCTGCACATGCACCTGAGCGAGCCGGTGCCGCGGATCACCGACTTCCGGGCAGTCCCGCCGCCGCTGGCGCGCCTGGTCAACCGGATGCTCGACAAGAACCCGGCCGCCCGGCCCTCGATGGACCAGGTAGCGCACGAGCTCGGCTACGTGCTCAACGGCGCCGACCCCGACGCCACCGACCTGCTGTCCGCCGGGCAGGCGCCGCGGCCGACCCAGGCGATGGCGCAGCGACGGCTCGACGAGCCGATGGCGCTGCCCAACTCCCGCACCGGCGTCATGCGCGGCCCCGACACCCCGCCTCCCGTACGCGCGCCCCGCCCGGCCTCGCTCCGGAAGTTCCCCACCAGCCGCCTCCTCGGTGCGGTGGCGATCGTGATCGCCTGCGTCTTCGCCGCCTCCTGGCTGGCCGCGTACGAACCCGCACCTGCCGAGGCCGACCAGCCGTCCCAGAGCTCCGACAACGCCAACGGCTCGGACAACACCGACCGCAGCTCCGACAACTCCTCCGGCTCTGACGACTCCGGCAACTCCGACAACTCCGCCGACAAGCCCACCGACAAGTCGGACAACAAGACCCTCAACCGCCTCGACAAGCTCGACCGCTGGCGCGAGAACCTGGAAACCTGGAACATCATCGACGCCGGCCAATCCCAGGAGTGGGAAGACCAGATCGACCAGATCCGAGACCTCGTCGAGACGGGTGAGAACGCCAAGCGCGAGATGGAACAGCTCCGCGACGAGTTCAAGGGCATCCGTGAAGGCGAAGGCCAGAACGGCGAGAAGATCCTCGACGGGCTGCTCAAGCAGAGCTAG
- a CDS encoding VanZ family protein: protein MDNVVGNAVLAIFFGLGLAVAGFVPAAAVAYRRSGSFPLGRILLLLAAAIYAVALWTYTLVPMPEAGSFTCAGTHVHAFGFVEDILRTRAEIGARALLTNAVFLQVALNVVLFVPLGFFVRAITGRGIVVAGALGLATSLLIETTQLTGIWGLYSCAYRVFDVDDLLVNTAGAVLGSAISVLLVRPHARPAPRTITVGRRLVGMVADLLVILGTGAPLALAWRAWQLYGLEVPFDEVSTTIQFWLLWGPPIVLEAIAVLGFGRTVGEWVVGLRATAGSGTWWRRIFKLLTGVGGLTLLLVADFPGSGLVLLVFVAATIVALPRTDEHRGLSNVLAGMQVRQVRPSSS from the coding sequence GTGGACAACGTTGTCGGGAACGCGGTTCTGGCGATCTTCTTCGGGCTGGGGCTGGCCGTCGCGGGGTTCGTCCCGGCCGCGGCGGTCGCCTATCGCCGCAGCGGCTCGTTCCCGCTGGGCCGCATCCTGCTCCTGCTGGCGGCCGCGATCTACGCGGTGGCGCTGTGGACCTACACCCTCGTCCCGATGCCCGAAGCGGGCTCCTTCACCTGCGCGGGGACCCATGTCCACGCGTTCGGCTTCGTCGAGGACATCCTCCGCACCCGCGCCGAGATCGGCGCCCGAGCGCTGCTCACCAACGCAGTGTTCCTCCAGGTGGCCCTCAACGTCGTCCTGTTCGTACCTCTGGGGTTCTTCGTCCGTGCGATCACCGGACGCGGGATCGTGGTCGCGGGCGCACTCGGCCTTGCGACGTCCCTCCTCATCGAGACCACCCAGCTCACCGGGATCTGGGGGCTGTACTCCTGCGCCTACCGCGTCTTCGACGTTGACGATCTGCTGGTCAACACCGCCGGTGCCGTGCTCGGGTCGGCGATCTCGGTGCTGTTGGTGCGTCCGCACGCGCGACCGGCGCCACGCACGATCACCGTCGGTCGCCGCCTGGTCGGCATGGTCGCCGACCTCCTCGTCATCCTCGGCACCGGCGCTCCTCTGGCGCTGGCCTGGCGTGCCTGGCAGCTCTACGGGCTCGAGGTGCCGTTCGACGAGGTTTCGACCACCATTCAGTTCTGGCTGCTGTGGGGCCCACCGATCGTGCTGGAGGCGATTGCCGTCCTCGGCTTCGGACGTACGGTCGGTGAGTGGGTCGTCGGCCTTCGCGCCACTGCCGGGTCGGGGACGTGGTGGCGCCGGATCTTCAAGCTGCTGACCGGCGTCGGCGGACTGACCCTGCTCCTCGTCGCCGACTTCCCCGGCTCCGGCCTCGTTCTGCTCGTCTTCGTCGCCGCAACCATCGTCGCCCTCCCCCGGACCGACGAGCACCGGGGGCTCAGCAACGTCCTCGCGGGGATGCAGGTCCGGCAGGTTCGGCCGAGCTCTTCATGA
- a CDS encoding IS110 family transposase has product MTNRSEDREVIGGVDTHGATHHCAALDARTGKLLGDSEFPATAKGYAQALKWLQRYGRVEAVGVEGTGSYGAGLTRYLTSRDVVVIEVVRANRQARYLQGKSDPLDAINAARAVLAGMATTVPKTRNGNVEAIRMIQTTRRSASKARKAAINQMHGLIYSAPEPLREQLRGLNRAALVARCLRLRPTTSTQSGELTVIAKTMLRRLARRVQALDEEIEEANQQLTELVQHAAPALLQVFGAGPEAAAQLLTTAGENRDRISTEASLARLCGVAPIPASSGNTTRHRLHRGGDRRANSAIHMIIINRLRWHEPTKAYVTRRTAEGKTKSEIIRCLKRAAVRELYRALLTDLNKPAAEHEPAA; this is encoded by the coding sequence ATGACGAATCGAAGCGAGGATCGCGAGGTGATCGGCGGCGTCGATACCCACGGCGCCACTCACCACTGCGCTGCGCTCGACGCGCGAACAGGGAAGTTGCTGGGCGACAGCGAGTTCCCAGCAACTGCGAAGGGCTACGCCCAAGCCCTCAAGTGGCTGCAGCGGTACGGGAGGGTCGAAGCGGTCGGGGTCGAGGGAACCGGGTCTTACGGAGCAGGGCTCACCCGGTACCTCACCAGCCGCGACGTGGTCGTCATCGAGGTCGTCCGCGCGAACCGTCAGGCCCGGTATCTGCAGGGCAAGTCGGACCCTCTAGACGCGATCAATGCTGCGCGCGCCGTGCTGGCCGGCATGGCCACCACGGTCCCCAAGACACGCAACGGGAACGTAGAAGCGATCCGAATGATCCAAACCACCAGGCGCAGCGCCTCGAAAGCACGCAAGGCCGCGATCAACCAGATGCACGGCCTGATCTACTCCGCTCCCGAACCACTGCGCGAACAGCTGCGAGGGCTCAACCGCGCCGCACTGGTTGCCCGCTGCTTACGCCTGCGACCAACGACCTCAACCCAGTCCGGGGAGCTGACAGTCATCGCCAAGACGATGCTGCGCCGACTCGCACGGCGCGTTCAAGCTCTCGATGAAGAGATCGAGGAAGCCAACCAGCAACTCACAGAACTCGTTCAACACGCAGCGCCCGCCCTGCTCCAGGTCTTCGGCGCCGGACCTGAAGCAGCTGCGCAACTCCTGACCACCGCAGGAGAGAACCGCGACAGGATCTCAACCGAGGCCTCACTCGCACGCCTCTGCGGTGTCGCCCCGATCCCAGCCAGCAGCGGCAACACAACCCGGCATCGACTCCACCGCGGCGGCGACCGGAGAGCCAACTCCGCGATTCACATGATCATCATCAACCGGCTCCGATGGCACGAACCCACCAAGGCCTACGTCACCCGCCGCACCGCCGAAGGAAAGACCAAAAGCGAGATCATCCGATGCCTCAAGCGCGCGGCCGTCCGCGAGCTCTACCGCGCTCTCCTGACAGACCTCAACAAACCAGCCGCAGAGCACGAACCCGCCGCTTGA
- a CDS encoding TetR/AcrR family transcriptional regulator: protein MPRAVDHEQRRFEIVAGLWQVVAEQGIEGVSLRIVAARAGVSMGRVQHYFGTKDALVVAGIDLLVKRAVIEYEATAGRPPQDRLLHILLQQIPATDAGRIGVTVWYAYVAKAMTHTAVRQILAEATRVGVAECTRHIQEADGLDEPEARARAIELLALSDGLTLRVLIGDITADEAETSIRAYRSRLLGS from the coding sequence ATGCCAAGAGCCGTCGACCATGAGCAGCGCAGGTTCGAGATCGTCGCCGGCCTCTGGCAGGTCGTCGCCGAGCAGGGGATCGAGGGCGTCAGCCTGCGGATCGTCGCCGCCCGGGCGGGGGTGTCGATGGGTCGCGTACAGCACTACTTCGGCACCAAGGACGCTCTCGTCGTCGCGGGTATCGACCTGCTGGTCAAGCGCGCCGTCATCGAGTACGAGGCGACCGCCGGCCGTCCGCCGCAGGACCGCCTCCTCCACATCCTGCTCCAGCAGATCCCCGCCACAGACGCGGGTCGCATCGGAGTCACCGTCTGGTACGCCTACGTGGCCAAGGCGATGACCCATACCGCCGTACGCCAGATCCTGGCCGAGGCGACGAGGGTCGGCGTCGCGGAGTGCACCCGCCACATCCAGGAGGCTGACGGGCTCGACGAGCCCGAGGCACGTGCGCGCGCCATCGAGCTGCTCGCACTCTCCGACGGCCTCACCCTTCGAGTCCTCATCGGGGACATCACCGCCGACGAGGCCGAGACCTCCATCAGGGCGTACAGGTCGCGGCTTCTGGGGTCATGA
- a CDS encoding PadR family transcriptional regulator, whose amino-acid sequence MGKQMTEMLKGTLEGIVLAFLTGNPAYGYEITAWLRSQGFTDIAEGTVYALLVRIEKNGLVDVEKRPSEKGPPRKVYSLNADGEKYLEEFWTTWGFLAERLENLRTEGK is encoded by the coding sequence ATGGGCAAGCAGATGACCGAGATGCTCAAGGGGACGCTCGAGGGGATCGTGCTGGCGTTCCTGACCGGCAACCCGGCGTACGGGTATGAGATCACCGCCTGGCTGCGGAGCCAGGGATTCACCGACATCGCCGAGGGCACAGTCTACGCGCTGCTGGTCCGGATCGAGAAGAACGGACTGGTGGACGTCGAGAAGCGACCGTCCGAGAAGGGACCGCCGCGCAAGGTCTACTCGCTCAACGCAGATGGCGAGAAGTACCTCGAAGAGTTCTGGACCACCTGGGGGTTCCTGGCCGAACGGCTCGAGAACCTCCGTACCGAAGGGAAGTAA
- a CDS encoding alpha/beta fold hydrolase, whose product MSTDVENEDTGTRRKRRRWPVVLVTTIAVVSTGCLAMVLSTSGPGVGHFRTPEGRQAYTEAYDAAFAALPKPTRTHDVETTFGTVRAYAWINPDPVDDVPVVLVPGRASGVPMWGENLRDFVEHRTVYAFDAIGDSGLSEQTLPLRDMDDNARWVEEALDGLGLDRIHLVGHSQGGGLAAAVAVRYPDRLASLTLLEPIMTFGMLPVWAIAWSAVAALPFLPDSWRDHALNRIGGVEDDEVDPEDPMARMIAAGTTHFDSGSLPTPSRLSDDQMRGLTMPVYVAIASDKSLAGGEDAAEKAELISTATVKVWPKTTHSLPMQVAPELDAELERFWADVPRP is encoded by the coding sequence ATGAGCACTGACGTCGAGAACGAGGACACCGGTACGCGCAGGAAGCGCCGGCGCTGGCCGGTCGTCCTCGTCACCACCATCGCGGTCGTCTCGACCGGCTGCCTGGCGATGGTGCTCAGCACGAGCGGGCCGGGCGTCGGCCACTTCCGCACACCCGAGGGGCGGCAGGCCTACACCGAGGCGTACGACGCCGCCTTCGCCGCGCTGCCGAAGCCGACCAGGACCCATGACGTGGAGACCACCTTCGGCACGGTCCGTGCGTACGCCTGGATCAATCCGGACCCGGTCGACGACGTCCCGGTCGTGCTGGTGCCGGGGCGGGCCAGCGGCGTACCCATGTGGGGAGAGAACCTGCGCGACTTCGTCGAGCACCGCACCGTCTACGCCTTCGACGCGATCGGCGACAGCGGGCTCTCGGAGCAGACCCTGCCGCTGCGCGACATGGACGACAACGCCCGCTGGGTGGAGGAGGCGCTGGACGGGCTCGGCCTGGACCGGATCCACCTGGTCGGCCACTCTCAGGGAGGTGGGCTCGCAGCGGCAGTCGCGGTGCGCTACCCGGACCGCCTGGCCAGCCTCACCCTGCTCGAGCCGATCATGACGTTCGGCATGCTGCCGGTGTGGGCGATCGCCTGGTCGGCGGTGGCAGCGCTCCCGTTCCTCCCCGACTCCTGGCGCGACCATGCGCTGAACCGGATCGGCGGCGTCGAGGACGACGAGGTCGACCCCGAGGATCCGATGGCCCGGATGATCGCCGCCGGCACGACCCATTTCGACTCCGGCAGCCTGCCGACACCCTCACGGCTGAGCGACGACCAGATGCGTGGGCTGACGATGCCGGTGTACGTCGCCATCGCGAGCGACAAGTCACTGGCCGGTGGCGAGGACGCGGCCGAGAAGGCCGAGCTGATCAGCACCGCGACCGTCAAGGTCTGGCCGAAGACGACCCACTCGCTGCCCATGCAGGTCGCCCCTGAGCTCGACGCCGAGCTCGAGAGGTTCTGGGCAGACGTACCTCGACCGTGA